The Bubalus bubalis isolate 160015118507 breed Murrah chromosome 16, NDDB_SH_1, whole genome shotgun sequence genome window below encodes:
- the MS4A3 gene encoding membrane-spanning 4-domains subfamily A member 3 isoform X4, with protein sequence MASQEADPTELPAACAGEAPGSLGQAAAADSSAYRPGGRSQSHPEVLQALGVVQILNGAVILALGGLMHSLQNLSYPSNYLLFSVVYTGYSTWGAIFFIVSGILSVLAGKKRTKTLLESSLGMHSASATVALVGIVFLSMNLFANEPLLKDCQSSRPPDLCIYMAASSNGLVSLMLILTLLELCIACSVVALWLKANCCHVRKAISSLSNPGESRMPPKESKEIQS encoded by the exons ATGGCCTCGCAGGAAGCGGATCCTACCGAGCTGCCGGCAGCCTGTGCTGGCGAGGCCCCCGGAAGCCTGgggcaggcggcggcggcggacaGCTCCGCCTACCGGCCCGGCGGCAGGTCGCAGAGCCACCCGGAGGTGCTGCAAGCTCTCGGG GTGGTCCAGATCCTGAACGGAGCAGTAATTCTGGCTCTGGGTGGCCTCATGCATTCCTTACAAAACTTGTCCTATCCCTCCAATTACTTGCTTTTCTCGGTTGTTTACACAGGTTATTCCACATGGGGGGCTATATTT TTTATTGTTTCAGGAATTTTATCCGTCTTAGCCGGGAAAAAACGCACAAAAACACTG CTGGAGAGCAGCTTGGGGATGCACTCTGCCAGTGCCACCGTGGCACTAGTCGGGATTGTCTTTCTCTCAATGAATTTATTTGCTAACGAACCACTACTCAAGGACTGTCAGTCTTCCCGGCCACCTGACTTGTGCATTTACATGGCAGCCTCTTCAAAC GGCCTCGTGTCACTGATGCTGATCCTTACCTTGCTGGAGTTGTGCATAGCCTGCTCTGTTGTAGCCCTGTGGCTCAAAGCAAACTGCTGTCACGTAAGAAAG gcaATTTCCTCCCTTTCCAATCCTGGGGAGTCAAGAATGCCTCcgaaagaaagcaaggaaattcagTCTTGa
- the MS4A3 gene encoding membrane-spanning 4-domains subfamily A member 3 isoform X1, translating to MEVSVTLEISILLDAWIWPCTENIRVKVSCSMDWVMVSVSPCVYRNRYIFADELYLGSGCPVTRIQTYVYDFIYPVYECVIRIKPSRPQMASQEADPTELPAACAGEAPGSLGQAAAADSSAYRPGGRSQSHPEVLQALGVVQILNGAVILALGGLMHSLQNLSYPSNYLLFSVVYTGYSTWGAIFFIVSGILSVLAGKKRTKTLLESSLGMHSASATVALVGIVFLSMNLFANEPLLKDCQSSRPPDLCIYMAASSNGLVSLMLILTLLELCIACSVVALWLKANCCHVRKAISSLSNPGESRMPPKESKEIQS from the exons ATGGAGGTCTCTGTGACTTTAGAAATCTCCATTCTCCTTGATGCCTGGATTTGGCCGTGCACTGAGAATATCCGTG TGAAAGTAAGCTGTTCCATGGACTGGGTGATGGTCTCTGTTAGCCCGTGTGTGTACAGAAATCGGTATATATTTGCTGATGAATTATATCTGGGATCAGGCTGCCCTGTGACTCGGATACAAACATATGTGTATGATTTTATATACCCTGTCTATGAATGTGTGATCAGGATAAAG CCATCAAGACCGCAGATGGCCTCGCAGGAAGCGGATCCTACCGAGCTGCCGGCAGCCTGTGCTGGCGAGGCCCCCGGAAGCCTGgggcaggcggcggcggcggacaGCTCCGCCTACCGGCCCGGCGGCAGGTCGCAGAGCCACCCGGAGGTGCTGCAAGCTCTCGGG GTGGTCCAGATCCTGAACGGAGCAGTAATTCTGGCTCTGGGTGGCCTCATGCATTCCTTACAAAACTTGTCCTATCCCTCCAATTACTTGCTTTTCTCGGTTGTTTACACAGGTTATTCCACATGGGGGGCTATATTT TTTATTGTTTCAGGAATTTTATCCGTCTTAGCCGGGAAAAAACGCACAAAAACACTG CTGGAGAGCAGCTTGGGGATGCACTCTGCCAGTGCCACCGTGGCACTAGTCGGGATTGTCTTTCTCTCAATGAATTTATTTGCTAACGAACCACTACTCAAGGACTGTCAGTCTTCCCGGCCACCTGACTTGTGCATTTACATGGCAGCCTCTTCAAAC GGCCTCGTGTCACTGATGCTGATCCTTACCTTGCTGGAGTTGTGCATAGCCTGCTCTGTTGTAGCCCTGTGGCTCAAAGCAAACTGCTGTCACGTAAGAAAG gcaATTTCCTCCCTTTCCAATCCTGGGGAGTCAAGAATGCCTCcgaaagaaagcaaggaaattcagTCTTGa
- the MS4A3 gene encoding membrane-spanning 4-domains subfamily A member 3 isoform X2: MEVSVTLEISILLDAWIWPCTENIRVKVSCSMDWVMVSVSPCVYRNRYIFADELYLGSGCPVTRIQTYVYDFIYPVYECVIRIKPSRPQMASQEADPTELPAACAGEAPGSLGQAAAADSSAYRPGGRSQSHPEVLQALGVVQILNGAVILALGGLMHSLQNLSYPSNYLLFSVVYTGYSTWGAIFFIVSGILSVLAGKKRTKTLLESSLGMHSASATVALVGIVFLSMNLFANEPLLKDCQSSRPPDLCIYMAASSNAISSLSNPGESRMPPKESKEIQS, encoded by the exons ATGGAGGTCTCTGTGACTTTAGAAATCTCCATTCTCCTTGATGCCTGGATTTGGCCGTGCACTGAGAATATCCGTG TGAAAGTAAGCTGTTCCATGGACTGGGTGATGGTCTCTGTTAGCCCGTGTGTGTACAGAAATCGGTATATATTTGCTGATGAATTATATCTGGGATCAGGCTGCCCTGTGACTCGGATACAAACATATGTGTATGATTTTATATACCCTGTCTATGAATGTGTGATCAGGATAAAG CCATCAAGACCGCAGATGGCCTCGCAGGAAGCGGATCCTACCGAGCTGCCGGCAGCCTGTGCTGGCGAGGCCCCCGGAAGCCTGgggcaggcggcggcggcggacaGCTCCGCCTACCGGCCCGGCGGCAGGTCGCAGAGCCACCCGGAGGTGCTGCAAGCTCTCGGG GTGGTCCAGATCCTGAACGGAGCAGTAATTCTGGCTCTGGGTGGCCTCATGCATTCCTTACAAAACTTGTCCTATCCCTCCAATTACTTGCTTTTCTCGGTTGTTTACACAGGTTATTCCACATGGGGGGCTATATTT TTTATTGTTTCAGGAATTTTATCCGTCTTAGCCGGGAAAAAACGCACAAAAACACTG CTGGAGAGCAGCTTGGGGATGCACTCTGCCAGTGCCACCGTGGCACTAGTCGGGATTGTCTTTCTCTCAATGAATTTATTTGCTAACGAACCACTACTCAAGGACTGTCAGTCTTCCCGGCCACCTGACTTGTGCATTTACATGGCAGCCTCTTCAAAC gcaATTTCCTCCCTTTCCAATCCTGGGGAGTCAAGAATGCCTCcgaaagaaagcaaggaaattcagTCTTGa
- the MS4A3 gene encoding membrane-spanning 4-domains subfamily A member 3 isoform X3 has protein sequence MPGFGRALRISVPSRPQMASQEADPTELPAACAGEAPGSLGQAAAADSSAYRPGGRSQSHPEVLQALGVVQILNGAVILALGGLMHSLQNLSYPSNYLLFSVVYTGYSTWGAIFFIVSGILSVLAGKKRTKTLLESSLGMHSASATVALVGIVFLSMNLFANEPLLKDCQSSRPPDLCIYMAASSNGLVSLMLILTLLELCIACSVVALWLKANCCHVRKAISSLSNPGESRMPPKESKEIQS, from the exons ATGCCTGGATTTGGCCGTGCACTGAGAATATCCGTG CCATCAAGACCGCAGATGGCCTCGCAGGAAGCGGATCCTACCGAGCTGCCGGCAGCCTGTGCTGGCGAGGCCCCCGGAAGCCTGgggcaggcggcggcggcggacaGCTCCGCCTACCGGCCCGGCGGCAGGTCGCAGAGCCACCCGGAGGTGCTGCAAGCTCTCGGG GTGGTCCAGATCCTGAACGGAGCAGTAATTCTGGCTCTGGGTGGCCTCATGCATTCCTTACAAAACTTGTCCTATCCCTCCAATTACTTGCTTTTCTCGGTTGTTTACACAGGTTATTCCACATGGGGGGCTATATTT TTTATTGTTTCAGGAATTTTATCCGTCTTAGCCGGGAAAAAACGCACAAAAACACTG CTGGAGAGCAGCTTGGGGATGCACTCTGCCAGTGCCACCGTGGCACTAGTCGGGATTGTCTTTCTCTCAATGAATTTATTTGCTAACGAACCACTACTCAAGGACTGTCAGTCTTCCCGGCCACCTGACTTGTGCATTTACATGGCAGCCTCTTCAAAC GGCCTCGTGTCACTGATGCTGATCCTTACCTTGCTGGAGTTGTGCATAGCCTGCTCTGTTGTAGCCCTGTGGCTCAAAGCAAACTGCTGTCACGTAAGAAAG gcaATTTCCTCCCTTTCCAATCCTGGGGAGTCAAGAATGCCTCcgaaagaaagcaaggaaattcagTCTTGa